GCGTGTAAGTGGACCCTCGCAATTCAAACCcctgctgttcaagggtcaaccgtatTTGTGAGATCCACCAGAGAGGGGGCCTGGGTGGCTGGATCACAGTTAAGCCAGAGGGAACATCAGAAGGTGAGGTCAGAGGGGTTGGCAGGGAGGGCCCTGTAGACCAGGGCAAAGGTTTGGATTTAATTTCAAGGGCAGTGGGAGCTATTGGCGGGTTTTAAAGCAAGGGGATatgatctgatttatatttttaaaagatccctcTATCCGCTGTGTAGATAACAGATCACAGTGGCTAGAGCACCTGGGTGGGTGGATCGTGATGCCAAGGAGATCAAGGTGAAAAAGGCAGACGGGAGAATCCAGAGTCAGATGCCTGACTGAGGACAACCAGGTGAAGCAGCTGAGTAGCCCAGTGGTCTGCAGACTTCAGCAGACACAAGGATCACATGGGGGCTTGTTAAAAGAGAAACCTGTGGGCCCAGGCCCCAGACTTTCTGATTCAGGAGTACAGGGAGGGGTCCAACAATTTTGTCCCAATTTTTATAAGTTCCCAGGCAACACTGATGCTGCTAGTCTGgggactacactttgagaaccactgaaaaaGTCAATTGGACACAGGCACCTAGAGCTCTGGTTCCCAGGGGAGGCTCTAGGCTGTCCTGGTATATCACATACTTAAACCTGGGAATGGTTGGGCTCTCTCAGGGACTGGGAATAGAGAAGGGCAGGGGTCCACAGACAGGGCCCTGAGGTTGCTAATGTTTAGAGgtcaggaagagaaggatgactGAGAAGGGACAGCCAGACAGGTAGGAGGAAAATGAGGAGGATATGGTGACCAGGAAGGTGTGGCAGGCAGAATGGTCCCCCAAAGATACCCATGCCCTAAttcctggaatctgtgaatacgCTACCTTAcacggcaaaagggactttgaagATGTAATGACAGTCATGGAGCTGAATTATCTGGGTGTgtccaatctaatcacatgacCTTTTTACAGTAGAGAACTTTCCCTGTCTGGACTCAGAGGGAGATGcagcagaagaggaggaaagccTATAAGAATATCAATCAGATAACATTCCCTCCAAGCCTGAGAAGGAATTGGCATGCTGTTGCTGACTCTGAGATGTAGGGGCCCACGTGCAAGGACCACAGAGTAGCCTCTAAAAGCTAAGGGTCACTGCTGGCTGACAGCAAGGACATGGGGACCTCAGGCCGAGACCTGCATCTGCCAACAAACTGAATGGGCTTTCAAgtggattcttccccagagcctccagtgAGGTTGATGCCTTGatcttagcccagtgagactggtGTCAGACTTCTAATGCACAGAACCGTGAGACAATAAATAGGTGTTGCTTTAAACAGCTAGTTTTGTGGTCCTCTATtgcaagagggaaagaaaactaaatacagaagccaagagaagaaaagcatttAAAGGTCAGTCAGGCCAGCTTCATCAAATGCTGACAAGAGTCCAGTAACCTGCGGACAAAGAGGCGTCTGACGGGTTTGGCAATGACAGAAGAATGGTGGCGTGGAACAGGGGAAAGTGGCATTGAAGTGAgttgaaaagaaaatggagggtAAGGAGGTGTTGACAGAATAGCCGAGAAAGCCTTTGCAGCAACACTTTTGAGAAGTTCTTCCCACACAGAGTAGGAATGAGACCACCTGTTGCAGCGGGGGACATTTGGGACAAAGGGAGGCATATTTGTTTTAAGGCGGGGTATCTGGGGGCACATATGAGCGGAAGGAAATGATCTGTAGTCGAGGCAAGGCAGGTGCAGGAGAAAGAGAATAGCCAAAGGCGTCCAGTCCTCGGTTTGGCAAGAGTGGAAGGACGCAGGGGACAGGCTGGAGGGGATGGAATCCAGGGCTGTTCTTCCTTTGCTCCGCAAGAGGGCAGGTGCTGCAGATTTTGAGGGCCATCACCTTGTTTTCTCGGGAACTGGGCAGTTTGACTTTAAAGTCCTGTCTGCGTCTACGTTTCCCCTGAATGCGATGGAGAAGGACGGAGGGTAGAAATAACCCACGGCTGTGAGGCCTGACCCCTCCAGCAGCCCGCCGTCTCTGGGGCCTTGTCCCCACCAGCATGTTCTGCCGGCCACGTGCCCACAGCTTGGCCATCATGTGCCCCACTGCTGATCCTCACCACCTGCATGTCCCATTCCTTGCGCCTTCCCCACGTGCCACCACACGCCCCTGCCACGGGCCCCCGTCATGATCTTCGCGTCCTCACCGGATGCCTGATCTTGCTCTGCACACCCCCATAATGTGCCCAGTTATGCGCCACGCGCCCCGTCACGCTCTGTGGGTCCTCACTACGTTTCCCATCATGCCCTGCGAGCCCTCAACTCGCGCGGGATCAAGCTCCTTGCGCCCCCACCACGTGCCCTGTCACGTGCCCTGACGGCCATCCGCTGGCGCGtggtccagcccccagcccccagcccccagcacccagccccgGCGTGGGCCCGCAGGCGGTTGGCTGCGGTTGGAGTGGTGCAATGAGCGCCTCCTCGCGGTCCCTGAACGGATTGCCGCCGTGGGGTGCGGACGGCCGGGTAAAAAGGGCAGGCCGAGTCTCCGCTAGGGGAGGACACCGGAATCGAGAGGAAGGCCGCGCGGAGATGGGGGGCAGCACCCGGAGCCCGGGAGTCCTGCAAAGGGACGACGCCTCCAGCCAGGTGAGGGCCTGGGCGCTGGGGAGTCAGGAGCCGGGTCCGCCGGAGTCGGTTGTCAGCTGAGGACTCTGAGATCTTATGTTTCATTCCCCACAAGTCTCGGTACCAGCGGTTAAGTCAAAGGATGCTGGACCTTTCCGGGGACCGGGGCGTGCTGAAGGATGTCATTCGAGAGGGTTCTGGAGAGTTGGTGACACCAGACGCTTCGGTGCTCGGTATGTCATGCGGCCCTGGGTGCCGTCTGCCCTTGAGAGGCTGGCGATGCCCTAGTGCTGGCAGTTCCTCGGGTTTTAAGGGATAAGCGAGGGAACTCACTACCCCTTAGTGTGAGACCACAGTGAACAAGGGGCTCTGGGAGGCCCCCCAGCCCAGCTCTTCAACCTCAGGGCCAAAGGGCCGGCATCCAGATGTTAAGCAAAGGTTTCTTCTATCGCTCGGGACGTGGGGCAGTTTAAGGGCATCTGGTGCTCACATTGCTTTCGTGTGACAAAGAGATGAGATGTGGAGGTGTGAGTGCCTTTGGTCCGTTTTCCTCCCACTGTCTCTTTTTTCTGTCCTAGTGAAATATTCTGGGTATCTGGAGCACATGGACAAGCCTTTTGATTCCAATTGCTTTAGGAAAACCCCTCGGCTCATGAAACTTGGAGAGGGTAAGTTCAGAAAAGGAGCTGGAAAAGACGCCGCAACTTGGGGAACTGATGCTGGGCAGCGCTCTAGGACTGGAAAGCTGTCCAGAAAACTGAGTCTTCAAGTTGGTTTTTCTGAGGCTGGGTTTTGCTAAACGTTGTCTTCCACATTCCCCCCTGAGATCGAGGTATTTGGGAGATGGCCTGCCTGGCAAGGGAGGTAACCTTTGCATCCTGACTTAAACATGGGGTGCTGCATTCTTCTTTGTTAGTTTACTAAGTACAAATCTATTGAATGACTCTTTTACAAGGCAGCGTGAACAGAGAGGATGTACTCGGATGATTAGAAAGGCTGGGGCCAGTATGGTGGAGACTGACACACTCCAGACAACTAACCTCATGGAGCTCCTGGGAGGCATAAGCAGTGTTTTATGGGAGTGCTTAATGAAGGCACAGTTAATTCCAGCTGGGAAGACTTCATGGTAGAGGGGGCATTTGAAATGAGCCCTGAAGTTTGAATAAGCGTTCATTCAAGGTAGAAGCTGGGACTTGGGGGAGGAGAACAACATTGCAGGAAGAAGGAACTGCGTGAACAGAGACGTAGAGGCCAGAATGCTGCAGAGCCTGGAGGAGTTAgagtctggggggggggggcgggggggggaaacAAGGCTGAGAAGTGAGTTGGGACCACAGTGCAGAAGGCTTGGGATACTTGTGGAGAGATGTGGACGTGAAGGGGGAGGAAATGGATAGCACTGGGACAGGATACTGGGCAAGCTTCCGCCATGTATTTTTCGTCCCTTCTTCCAGATATCACACTTTGGGGCATGGAGCTGGGCCTTCTGAGCATGCGGAGAGGAGAGGTGGCCAGGTTTCTGTTCAAACCGACCTACGCTTACGGAATGCTGGGCTGTCCTCCCCTGATCCCCCCAAACACTACCGTCTTGTTTGAGATCGAGCTGCTTGACTTCCTGGATTCTGCTGAGTCAGACAAGTTTTGTGTCCTCTCAGCCGTAAGTTCTGGAGCACGGATGTCAGCACTTGACCGAGAGTTGGGATGGGTTTGTGTTTTGGGTAATTATCCTGCCCTGCTGAAGACCCTCAGCCCCAGATTCCGCCCCAGCCTCCCGTGTGGCGGTGGGGAGCGGGGGAGTATCCCGCCACTTGTTAGTATGCGTCTGTCTTAGTTCTGCTGGCTCTTGTGTGTGGGTACATGTGCTAGGCCAAGGGTTTGTTATGGACCACCAGGCTGAACTGACCGTTCAGTCACTGTTTGCCAATTCTCCCTGAAAGACAAGGAACGTTTGTTTCTCAACGCTGTTTGGTTCCCAGCAAGTCGAGCACTGATAGCTCATAACTAAGGTGATCGTATAATTTATTGTCCAACCCAGGACCCTTGAGAGTGAGAGGTACTATTAACCAGATGGGATACCAGGACATTGGGTGTAAACCGGGACaatcccaggcaaactgggacagaTGGCCTCTGTCTTCATAACTTAAAAATTGCCTCTCCTTTGTGGCCTTTCACTTAACTCATCCCGTAGAGACAAGGCTTTTGATCGTCAGCAGTCACATGCACTCCTTGTTACGGTGTCTCACCCTGGCTACACATGTGGCCTTAGATGTCCACCCCAGGTTCACATCTGTATATGACATCTCCCCGGCTAAACTGTCACCACCTCAAGTGAGAGTTATTAcctttttctcatctttccaCAAAGCAGAGGTTCTTGCAGATAACCTGGGTCCCAACTCTCGTGTACTGATTTAGAATCTTTGGGGATGGGGCTAGGACATCTATTTAAAAAGAGGctctacaggtgattctgatgtgtacCAAGGGTAGAGCCTCATGGCCAGAAAGACCAGCAGGGCCCTGGGCGGACCAAGACCTGTTAAATGCTTGCTGGATGAGTGGTTGTCCTGATACGTGACTTCTGTGCTTGAAAAGTTCCATCAGTTTCTAATTCTATGAGAAACTGCTTCTTTAGGGAGCATCTCTGGGTAGGACTAAACTAGTAGACTTCATTTTGGCTCTAGTCTGTAGAACAGGAGCAGTAATGGCACCGACCTGCCGTGGCTTCTGCTGGGATTCACAGAGGTGACTTCTGCAGAGCCACCTAGCCCCGTGCTCGGCACACACGTGGCAATGAACAGAGGTTCCTAACCTAAAGGAGCAGAACTGACAGCTGTAACGACACTGGCACTGTGGCGTTCGGTTTCCTTGCTGGTGTCCTTGTCTTTGATCCTCAGGAGCAACAGGATCAGTTTCCACTTCAGAAGGTCCTAAAAGTGGCAGCTACTGAACGGGAGTTTGGCAACTACCTTTTCCGCCAGAATCGTTTCTATGATGCCAAAGTGAGATATAAACGGGTAAGACTGCTTTAAGGTACACGTTTAGACCCTGGAAGCTTCCTTCTTTAAAAGGTACAGACTTTTGTCTCTGTCCCTACTCCTCACATACAGCCGTTAAGAGACATCTTGCTTAAAAGTCCGCATGCCAGAGGGCTGGAGGCTAGGAGAGGGGACACAGGGTGTGGGGGAGCCGGTGGTGTCTGGTTATGGATCTGGATGTGATTGCGTGGGTGTGTTCAGACTGTGAAAATCCACTGAGCTGGATGCTTACTTTTGTACTTAACTGTGTGTGTTTctcaataaaaaaagtttttaaaattctctttctaGTTCAGGGTTCTCTACCTACTGACTTCTCCACCCCATTTGCCATCCTCATTTCACGTCTCTCTGACAGTGGAGATTCATTTAATTGTGACTCCATTCTCACCAAGCTTCTGATTGTGATTTGGCTTCCTGTGGAGGTTTTGCTGACAGGAATTCACTGTTGGCCTTGCGatgcattcagcaaatattataaACACTTTCTGTGCGCCAAACGTTGCACCCTAAGTTCTAGAGGCAAACAGGATAGAGTTCAGGGGCGTTCTGATTGTTGTCTCACTTGCATAGTGACACTAAACATTCAGGATTTGCATTCAGCTGTAAACCACAGAATCCTGAAAAACAGTTTTTCAAATAAACTAGAGACGTAATATTTCTCACATAAGAAGGGAggcagtcagggcttccctggtggcgcagtggttaagaatccgcctgccaatgcaggggacccgggttcaagccctggtctgggaagatcccacatgctgcggagcaacaaagcccgtgtgccacaactactgagcctgcgctctagagcccgtgcgccacaactactgagcccgtgtgctgcaactactgaatcccgcacaccatagagcccgtgctccacaaccagagaagccaccacgatgagaagcccgcacacggcaacgaagagtagcccccgctcgccgcaactagagaaagcccatgtgcagcaacaaagacccaacgcagccaaaaataaataaataaataaaatttaaagaaagaaaggaggcagtCAAAGCCTGGCATAGCAGTTCCACAAAGCCATCAGGGATTCAGGTTCCATAGGTCTCTCTGCTCAGCTGCCCTTAAgcgtgtttttgttgttgttttttttcccccaagatggTAGTTCAACCTGCAGCATCACGTGCTCATCTgggcaggaagaagggaagggagaagagtcTGGTGTGTTTATTTATATTAAGAGCTTTCCAGAATTCCTCCTACCCCAGCTTCCCTTTGTATCTCATTGGCCAGACCCGTGGTGAATGTCCACTTGCCCTTAGCTGTGTATGTATTAGAAGCTGGGAAGTGTGGTTTAACTAGTACATTGCTGCTTTGAATGAAAGGGAGGCTCTGCTAGAAGAGGAGGGAAATACCAATAGAcgttgtctttctctgactcatttacttagcataataccttctaggtccatccgcgttgtcgcagatggcaagatttcgttctattttacggctgaataatgttccattgtgttatataccacattttctttatccattcatctactttggggcacttaggttgcttccatatcttggctactgtaaataatgctgcaatgaacgtaaggtgcatatatctttttttttatgaattgggagatggggattgacatatatacacttttaaaatttattttatttatttatttttggctgcatagggtctgcgttgctgcacgcaggctttctctagttgcagcgagtaggggctactctccgatgcggtgcgcaggcttcttattgcggtggcttctcgttgcggagcgtgggctctaggcacacaggcttcagtagttgtggcttgtgggctctagagcacaggctcagtagttgtggcatatgggcttagctgctccgtggcgtgtgggatcttcccagaccagggctcgaaccagtgtcccctgcattggcaggcacactcttaaccactgcaccaccagggaagtccctatagtaaTTTTTCTTAAACGCCAGTCAGCCTTCAGTCATTTTCTtcattcactttcttgatagtggcTTTT
This region of Phocoena phocoena chromosome 15, mPhoPho1.1, whole genome shotgun sequence genomic DNA includes:
- the FKBP6 gene encoding inactive peptidyl-prolyl cis-trans isomerase FKBP6 isoform X1, coding for MSASSRSLNGLPPWGADGRVKRAGRVSARGGHRNREEGRAEMGGSTRSPGVLQRDDASSQSRYQRLSQRMLDLSGDRGVLKDVIREGSGELVTPDASVLVKYSGYLEHMDKPFDSNCFRKTPRLMKLGEDITLWGMELGLLSMRRGEVARFLFKPTYAYGMLGCPPLIPPNTTVLFEIELLDFLDSAESDKFCVLSAEQQDQFPLQKVLKVAATEREFGNYLFRQNRFYDAKVRYKRALLLLHRRSAPAEEQLLVETAKLLVLLNLSYTYLKLERPTMALRYGEQALVIDQKNTKALFRCGQACLLMTEYQKARDFLVRAQKEQPFNHDINNELKKLSSYYRDYLGKEKEMCHRMFAPGEHGSTVGEN
- the FKBP6 gene encoding inactive peptidyl-prolyl cis-trans isomerase FKBP6 isoform X2, with amino-acid sequence MSASSRSLNGLPPWGADGRSRYQRLSQRMLDLSGDRGVLKDVIREGSGELVTPDASVLVKYSGYLEHMDKPFDSNCFRKTPRLMKLGEDITLWGMELGLLSMRRGEVARFLFKPTYAYGMLGCPPLIPPNTTVLFEIELLDFLDSAESDKFCVLSAEQQDQFPLQKVLKVAATEREFGNYLFRQNRFYDAKVRYKRALLLLHRRSAPAEEQLLVETAKLLVLLNLSYTYLKLERPTMALRYGEQALVIDQKNTKALFRCGQACLLMTEYQKARDFLVRAQKEQPFNHDINNELKKLSSYYRDYLGKEKEMCHRMFAPGEHGSTVGEN
- the FKBP6 gene encoding inactive peptidyl-prolyl cis-trans isomerase FKBP6 isoform X3, whose product is MGGSTRSPGVLQRDDASSQSRYQRLSQRMLDLSGDRGVLKDVIREGSGELVTPDASVLDITLWGMELGLLSMRRGEVARFLFKPTYAYGMLGCPPLIPPNTTVLFEIELLDFLDSAESDKFCVLSAEQQDQFPLQKVLKVAATEREFGNYLFRQNRFYDAKVRYKRALLLLHRRSAPAEEQLLVETAKLLVLLNLSYTYLKLERPTMALRYGEQALVIDQKNTKALFRCGQACLLMTEYQKARDFLVRAQKEQPFNHDINNELKKLSSYYRDYLGKEKEMCHRMFAPGEHGSTVGEN